A window of Clostridium botulinum BKT015925 contains these coding sequences:
- the rpsT gene encoding 30S ribosomal protein S20, translating to MANIKSAKKRIKVIETKTLRNKMIKSALKTQIKNFEVAVANNDLNEAKSAYTTVVKALDMAAAKGILHKNKAARKKSRLASKLSALNA from the coding sequence ATGGCAAATATTAAATCAGCTAAGAAAAGAATTAAAGTTATCGAAACTAAGACACTTAGAAATAAAATGATTAAATCAGCTTTAAAGACTCAAATAAAGAACTTTGAAGTTGCTGTTGCTAATAATGATTTAAATGAGGCTAAATCTGCTTACACTACAGTTGTTAAAGCTTTAGATATGGCTGCAGCTAAAGGAATTCTACATAAAAACAAAGCTGCAAGAAAAAAATCAAGATTAGCTTCAAAATTAAGTGCACTAAACGCTTAA